In the Populus trichocarpa isolate Nisqually-1 chromosome 1, P.trichocarpa_v4.1, whole genome shotgun sequence genome, one interval contains:
- the LOC18095913 gene encoding protein translation factor SUI1 homolog 2 isoform X1, producing MSDLDVQTPTAFDPFADANAEDSGAGAKEYVHIRTQQRNGRKSLTTVQGLKKEFSYNKILKDLKKEFCCNGTVVQDLELGQVIQLQGDQRKNVSTFLVQVISFLVRADEFNNQFFSFGLSPNTDI from the exons ATGTCTGATCTCGACGTCCAAACTCCCACTGCTTTTG ATCCTTTTGCTGATGCAAATGCTGAGGACTCCGGTGCTGGGGCAAAAGAGTACGTGCACATTCGTACACAGCAACGCAATGGTAGAAAAAGCTTGACAACTGTGCAAGgtttgaaaaaagaattcagCTATAACAAGATACTCAAGGACCTCAAGAAAGAATTCTGCTGTAATGGTACAGTGGTGCAGGACCTTGAATTAGGCCAG GTTATTCAACTTCAAGGTGACCAGCGCAAGAATGTCTCTACCTTTCTTGTTCAGGTAATTTCATTCCTTGTGCGAGCTGATGAGTTTAACAATCAGTTTTTCTCATTTGGGTTGTCTCCAAATACTGATATTTAG
- the LOC18095913 gene encoding protein translation factor SUI1 homolog 2 isoform X2 produces the protein MSDLDVQTPTAFDPFADANAEDSGAGAKEYVHIRTQQRNGRKSLTTVQGLKKEFSYNKILKDLKKEFCCNGTVVQDLELGQVIQLQGDQRKNVSTFLVQAGIVKKENIKIHGF, from the exons ATGTCTGATCTCGACGTCCAAACTCCCACTGCTTTTG ATCCTTTTGCTGATGCAAATGCTGAGGACTCCGGTGCTGGGGCAAAAGAGTACGTGCACATTCGTACACAGCAACGCAATGGTAGAAAAAGCTTGACAACTGTGCAAGgtttgaaaaaagaattcagCTATAACAAGATACTCAAGGACCTCAAGAAAGAATTCTGCTGTAATGGTACAGTGGTGCAGGACCTTGAATTAGGCCAG GTTATTCAACTTCAAGGTGACCAGCGCAAGAATGTCTCTACCTTTCTTGTTCAG GCTGGCATTGTGAAGAAGgagaatattaaaattcatgGTTTCTAA